CGATAGACTTACGTGTGCCGCCCAACGCCAGCCGTAACCGGCGCATTTGTAGTGAGCGCAGCGAACGAAAAATGCGTCCGCGTTTACGGCCTTGTTAGCTGCGAACCATCTTTTCGAGGGCGACGATAAGTGCATCGATGGAATTTCGCTTATATTGGTTAAGACATTCATGTGGTTTTTTCGCCACTTCCTCAGCTAAAACGGCTTTTACTCTACGCAGAATTCCCTCATTCCAAGGCTTTCCTTGATCCATAAATGTTGATTTCAATCGTTCTGACCATTTTTTGTTGCTCTTGAATGCCGCCGAATCTAGGTTCACACCAAACGCGTTGAGTACTGCGTCTTTATAGCAGGAGACCGAAATACAGTCCTCGAACTCCGAATCGGTCATTCCTTTGCAGGTAACCATCGTGCAGTTTGATACATCAATGAGTACATCATCAGAAGCTTTTTGAAAGGCCTTCCGACCGGCATCATCATTATCGAGCAAGGTATGAGTAAGGCAGAGAGAATTTTTGAGAAGCGAGAGCTTATAGGACAAATTTCCGGCTCCGCCTATCGGTTCGATAACAACCATGTTGGTTTTTAGTGCCTTAGCTAGCTTTTCACTCATGACAGGGATTAGTGCCCTCAATGACTTAACATCTTCCTCACCTTCCACAACCAATGCGTAATTTGCATTAGTTAAATTGTCTGATGCTTTGATGCCGAGTATTTCGCGGATGGTTGCGACATTTTTTGCCGGAGTAGCCTTGCCAGAATTAACAATAATATTCGTCCGAATATTAGATCTATCGACGAAAAGCGGATTGTGAGTGGTTAGAATTACTTGGTTGGATTCTGCCAGAGACTTTATGATCTCGTTTAGTTGGTGGATAGCACCCGGGTGCAAGTGCGACTCTGGTTCTTCGATGGCAATTATTGATGCTCCAGGATGCCTTAATTTGTTCTTCAACAATCCTAGTGCGGCAAGGCTTTTTACACCATCACCTTTGTATTCAATACTTGTCGGAGTTCCATCGTCAATAATTACATTGAATTCTCGCCTCACGCCGTAGCGCCGACTAATTTCTGGTATTTCTATTTGAACGTTCTTAATGGTTGGCAAGAATTCCATTAAAGGCTCTTGTATTCGATGCGCCAAATCTTCCAATATTGGCAGCTGTAAGTCTTGAATGACCGCTAAAGCATTTTGATATTCCTCATCCCTCTCAAGAACTCGAAGTTCTTGCGATAGCATGCGACTTACAACCTCAATCGCCTCTCTGTCAGTTCGTACCGCCGGGATGTAATTAAAGTAAATGCGACTTGCAACAAACTCCGATATTTTCCCGGACTTTGATGAGAGTGATTTTGTGTTTTTTCCTGGTTTTCTTAAATTTATCTGAGCTTCGTTTTCTTTTCCGATTTTGATCTCTAGCGGCAGTGTCCCATTCAAGCTAGACCCTATCTCTTTCTTAAACTCTTCAATCTCAGGTTGATCCAGCATAAATTCCATTTTGAAAACGGTCTGAGTTGATGAGCGCCTGTTTTGAAACTGAATTGGAAAATCTCGACTCCAGAAATAGGTTTCTTGAGAGCTTCGATACGGTCTACGTACAACCGAGCGTTCGTCACGGGCGTGCATTTGCAGCAGATCCATCGCAACTTGGAGTGCCTTCAGTAGATTGGATTTTCCTTCGTTATTTTTTCCTATCAACACAGTAATGTCGGACACCACAACCTTATGGGCAGATGTGATACTCCTGAAGTTGGTGACTGAAAAATTTGTCAATCTCACGCTCTAAGACCTTTTTTGCAGCTAACCATTTATTATCAGGCTAAAATTCCTTGATAAGTGCATATTCACCGGATTTTCAGGAAAAAATGCCTGGTTTGCCGGTCAA
This genomic stretch from Acidihalobacter ferrooxydans harbors:
- a CDS encoding ATP-dependent nuclease, translated to MRLTNFSVTNFRSITSAHKVVVSDITVLIGKNNEGKSNLLKALQVAMDLLQMHARDERSVVRRPYRSSQETYFWSRDFPIQFQNRRSSTQTVFKMEFMLDQPEIEEFKKEIGSSLNGTLPLEIKIGKENEAQINLRKPGKNTKSLSSKSGKISEFVASRIYFNYIPAVRTDREAIEVVSRMLSQELRVLERDEEYQNALAVIQDLQLPILEDLAHRIQEPLMEFLPTIKNVQIEIPEISRRYGVRREFNVIIDDGTPTSIEYKGDGVKSLAALGLLKNKLRHPGASIIAIEEPESHLHPGAIHQLNEIIKSLAESNQVILTTHNPLFVDRSNIRTNIIVNSGKATPAKNVATIREILGIKASDNLTNANYALVVEGEEDVKSLRALIPVMSEKLAKALKTNMVVIEPIGGAGNLSYKLSLLKNSLCLTHTLLDNDDAGRKAFQKASDDVLIDVSNCTMVTCKGMTDSEFEDCISVSCYKDAVLNAFGVNLDSAAFKSNKKWSERLKSTFMDQGKPWNEGILRRVKAVLAEEVAKKPHECLNQYKRNSIDALIVALEKMVRS